In the genome of Dickeya fangzhongdai, one region contains:
- a CDS encoding GNAT family N-acetyltransferase encodes MSDERFIITYPEDARIAPVLDGLFAEYRQRYGDYFAHRDPEPEGLYLQPDGIFIVLLRDERPIATGAFKRYDATTAELKRIWTDRTLRRQGLAKRVLHELEQHARRLGYRDLFLTTGFRQPEAVGLYLSEGYQPQFDTQVDPEYYSLPPHDGRLPFRKPLYGPVPNRAAQQERVKV; translated from the coding sequence ATGTCTGACGAACGCTTTATTATCACCTACCCGGAAGACGCCCGCATTGCACCGGTACTGGACGGCCTGTTCGCCGAATACCGCCAGCGCTACGGCGATTACTTCGCCCATCGGGATCCGGAACCGGAAGGACTCTATCTGCAACCAGACGGCATCTTCATTGTGCTGCTGCGTGATGAGCGGCCGATCGCCACCGGCGCGTTCAAGCGCTACGACGCCACCACCGCTGAACTCAAACGGATCTGGACCGACAGAACCCTGCGCCGTCAGGGGCTGGCCAAACGGGTGCTGCATGAGTTGGAACAGCACGCCCGTCGGCTGGGCTACCGGGATTTATTCCTGACCACCGGTTTCCGTCAGCCGGAAGCGGTCGGCCTGTACCTGAGCGAAGGCTATCAGCCGCAGTTCGATACCCAGGTCGACCCGGAATACTACAGTCTGCCGCCGCACGATGGCCGCTTGCCGTTTCGCAAACCCTTGTATGGCCCGGTGCCTAACCGGGCGGCGCAACAGGAACGGGTAAAGGTATAA
- a CDS encoding amino acid ABC transporter permease, whose amino-acid sequence MTQSIPPSLSQNPADIPAAPLRVVPARYPLRIAGALFSLFIFAGIAESVALNNRWEWPVFASYFFNPVILEGLGRTLLLTLLGTLFSIIAGTGLALARLSSSTLLSTLAWLYIWLFRSLPLILVLIILYNFSYLYDALALGIPFTSIEFFRYPTIDVLGPFSVAVLGLTLVQSAYTAEIIRGGILGVDAGQFEAAAALGLPGYRRTWRIILPQALRSILPTGFNEIISLAKGTSVVYVLALPELFYTVQVIYNRTQQVIPLLMVATVWYLVITSVLSVLQYFVERYVARGAVREITPHPLQRLFRRLSARRRH is encoded by the coding sequence ATGACGCAATCCATCCCTCCTTCACTGTCCCAGAACCCGGCCGATATCCCTGCTGCTCCGTTGCGCGTGGTGCCGGCGCGTTATCCGCTGCGTATCGCAGGCGCGCTGTTTTCGCTGTTTATTTTCGCCGGCATCGCCGAGTCGGTGGCGCTCAACAACCGCTGGGAATGGCCGGTGTTCGCCAGCTATTTCTTTAACCCGGTGATTCTGGAAGGGCTGGGGCGCACGCTGCTGCTGACGCTGCTCGGCACCCTGTTCAGCATTATCGCCGGCACCGGGCTGGCGCTGGCGCGGCTGTCATCGTCCACGTTACTCAGCACGCTGGCCTGGCTGTACATCTGGCTGTTCCGATCGCTGCCGCTGATTCTGGTGCTGATTATCCTCTACAACTTTTCGTACCTGTACGACGCGCTGGCGCTGGGCATCCCTTTCACGTCCATCGAGTTTTTCCGCTATCCGACCATTGATGTGCTCGGCCCGTTCTCCGTGGCGGTGCTGGGGCTGACGCTGGTGCAATCGGCCTATACCGCCGAAATTATTCGCGGCGGCATCCTCGGCGTCGACGCCGGACAATTTGAAGCCGCCGCCGCGCTCGGCCTGCCGGGCTACCGCCGCACCTGGCGGATTATTCTGCCGCAAGCGCTGCGTTCGATTCTGCCGACCGGTTTCAACGAAATCATCAGCCTGGCCAAAGGCACCTCGGTGGTGTACGTGCTGGCGCTGCCGGAGCTGTTTTACACCGTGCAGGTGATTTACAACCGCACCCAGCAGGTGATTCCGCTGCTGATGGTCGCCACCGTCTGGTATCTGGTGATCACCAGCGTACTGTCGGTGCTGCAATATTTCGTGGAGCGCTACGTCGCCCGCGGCGCGGTGCGGGAAATAACGCCTCATCCGCTGCAGCGACTATTCCGGCGCCTGAGCGCACGCCGCCGACACTGA
- a CDS encoding amino acid ABC transporter ATP-binding protein produces MSEAIDLYSIPRTAPRAVTEQGRIDIQGVGKWFGAHRALDNISLTLPPGSVTVIIGPSGSGKSTLLRAINHLERVDEGTIRIDGDYIGYRREGDTLYELKEREILRQRLGVGYVFQNFNLFPHLTVLENIIEAPRVHRLYRRAQAQSVALALLDRVGLRHKANAYPRHLSGGQQQRIAIARALALNPKVMLFDEPTSALDPELVGEVLDVIKDLARSGVTMVIVTHEIGFAREVADRVVFMVDGKIVESGDAHQVLNHPAHPRTASFLNKVL; encoded by the coding sequence ATGTCTGAAGCCATTGATCTCTATTCCATCCCACGTACCGCGCCACGCGCCGTGACCGAACAAGGCCGGATCGATATTCAGGGGGTCGGCAAGTGGTTCGGCGCGCACCGGGCGCTGGATAACATCAGCCTGACGCTGCCGCCCGGTTCGGTCACGGTGATTATCGGGCCGTCCGGTTCCGGCAAATCCACTTTGCTGCGCGCCATCAACCATCTGGAGCGGGTGGACGAAGGCACCATCCGCATCGACGGCGACTACATCGGCTACCGCCGCGAAGGCGATACGCTGTACGAACTGAAAGAACGGGAGATCCTGCGCCAGCGCCTCGGCGTCGGCTACGTATTCCAGAACTTCAACCTGTTCCCGCACCTGACGGTGCTGGAGAACATTATCGAAGCGCCGCGGGTGCACCGGTTGTATCGCCGCGCGCAGGCGCAGAGCGTGGCGCTGGCGCTGCTGGACCGGGTCGGATTACGCCACAAGGCGAACGCTTACCCGCGCCACCTGTCCGGCGGGCAGCAACAACGCATCGCCATCGCCCGCGCGCTGGCGCTCAACCCCAAAGTGATGCTGTTTGACGAACCGACCTCGGCGCTGGACCCGGAACTGGTGGGCGAAGTGCTGGACGTGATCAAGGATCTGGCGCGATCGGGCGTCACGATGGTGATCGTTACCCATGAGATCGGCTTCGCGCGCGAAGTAGCGGATCGGGTGGTGTTTATGGTGGACGGCAAAATCGTGGAAAGCGGCGACGCGCATCAGGTGCTGAACCATCCAGCCCATCCGCGCACCGCCAGCTTTTTAAACAAGGTGCTCTAG